The following proteins are co-located in the Streptomyces sp. DT2A-34 genome:
- a CDS encoding glycerophosphodiester phosphodiesterase, which yields MTHARQQQIQVVAHRGASEDAPEHTLAAYKKAIEDGADALECDVRLTADGHLVCVHDRRVNRTSNGRGAVSALELAELAALDFGSRKNRDSWKNRTEEPDWEFRPEDPEDTSVLTLERLLELVADAGRRVEMAIETKHPTRWAGQVEERLLVLLKRFGLDAPVSADESPVRVMSFSARSLHRVRAASPTLPTVYLMQFVSPRLRDGRLPAGVGIAGPSIRIVRSHPAYVERLKRAGHQVHVWTVNEPQDVDLCVELGVDAIITNRPRAVLRQLGR from the coding sequence GTGACCCACGCACGGCAGCAGCAGATCCAAGTCGTCGCTCATCGCGGAGCCTCCGAAGACGCTCCCGAGCACACCCTGGCCGCGTACAAGAAGGCGATCGAGGACGGTGCGGACGCCCTCGAGTGCGACGTACGCCTCACCGCGGACGGTCATCTCGTCTGTGTCCACGACCGCCGCGTCAACCGTACGTCCAACGGCCGCGGCGCGGTCTCCGCCCTGGAGCTCGCCGAGCTCGCCGCCCTGGACTTCGGCTCCCGCAAGAACCGCGACTCGTGGAAGAACCGGACCGAGGAGCCCGACTGGGAGTTCCGGCCGGAGGACCCCGAGGACACCTCCGTACTCACCCTGGAGCGACTGCTGGAGCTCGTCGCCGACGCGGGGCGGCGCGTGGAGATGGCGATCGAGACCAAGCATCCGACCCGGTGGGCAGGGCAGGTCGAGGAGCGGTTGCTGGTCCTGCTGAAGCGGTTCGGGCTCGACGCGCCCGTCTCGGCCGACGAGTCCCCGGTGCGGGTCATGAGCTTCTCGGCGCGCTCGCTGCATCGCGTGCGTGCCGCCTCGCCGACGCTGCCGACCGTCTATCTGATGCAGTTCGTCTCGCCCAGACTCCGGGACGGACGGTTGCCCGCCGGCGTCGGTATCGCCGGTCCCTCGATCCGGATCGTGCGCAGTCACCCGGCGTATGTGGAGCGCCTGAAGCGGGCCGGCCACCAGGTGCACGTCTGGACCGTGAACGAGCCCCAGGACGTCGACCTCTGCGTCGAACTGGGCGTCGACGCCATCATCACCAACCGCCCGCGCGCGGTGCTGCGCCAGCTCGGCCGCTGA
- a CDS encoding S1C family serine protease codes for MSTENEGAAVPPAPSAPPVPVDAPAASAPQERPAPEGDAAPTTPLPPVPNGAPANSNGLQPYAADAAANGSQPYAAEAASNGAQPPAAQGSAPDASWPPPPPPTPPYADSGAAGDAGAGSGAGDGAGSGWGATYQQPAPKSGRGRGGLLAAVLIAALVAGGLGGGLGYTLAKNDDNSSSTTVSAADSGGDIKRDPGTVASVTAKALPSTVTIEAESSSGEGGTGTGFVFDTEGHIVTNNHVVADAVDGGKLTATFPNGKKYDAEVVGHAQGYDVAVIKLKNAPSDLKPLTLGNSDDVAVGDSTIAIGAPFGLSNTVTTGIISAKNRPVASSDGTGSNASYMSALQTDASINPGNSGGPLLDAQGNVIGINSAIQSSANGLGGTSQSGSIGLGFAIPINQAKYVAQQLIKTGKPVYAKIGASVSLEDTTDGAKITEQGASGSDAVEAGGPAAKAGLKPGDVITKLDDRVIDSGPTLIGEIWTHKPGDKVTITYERGGQSHTVELTLGSRTGDS; via the coding sequence GTGAGCACCGAGAACGAGGGCGCCGCGGTACCCCCGGCCCCGTCCGCACCTCCCGTGCCGGTGGATGCTCCTGCTGCTTCGGCACCCCAGGAGCGCCCGGCTCCCGAGGGCGATGCCGCACCGACCACTCCGCTCCCACCGGTGCCGAACGGCGCCCCGGCGAACTCGAACGGCCTGCAGCCGTACGCCGCCGACGCTGCCGCGAACGGGTCTCAGCCGTACGCCGCCGAAGCGGCTTCGAACGGCGCCCAGCCGCCCGCCGCCCAGGGTTCGGCCCCCGACGCCTCCTGGCCGCCTCCGCCGCCGCCCACCCCGCCGTACGCCGACAGCGGTGCCGCCGGTGATGCCGGTGCCGGTTCTGGTGCCGGTGACGGTGCGGGCTCCGGCTGGGGTGCCACCTACCAGCAGCCGGCGCCGAAGTCCGGCCGCGGGCGCGGCGGACTGCTCGCCGCGGTCCTCATCGCCGCGCTGGTCGCGGGCGGCCTCGGTGGCGGCCTCGGCTACACCCTGGCGAAGAACGACGACAACAGCTCCTCGACGACCGTCTCCGCCGCCGACAGCGGTGGCGACATCAAGCGTGACCCGGGCACGGTCGCGTCCGTGACCGCCAAGGCACTGCCGAGCACCGTCACCATCGAGGCCGAGAGCAGCAGCGGCGAGGGCGGCACCGGCACCGGCTTCGTCTTCGACACCGAGGGCCACATCGTCACCAACAACCACGTGGTGGCCGACGCGGTGGACGGCGGCAAGCTCACGGCGACGTTCCCGAACGGCAAGAAGTACGACGCCGAGGTCGTCGGCCACGCGCAGGGCTACGACGTGGCGGTGATCAAGCTCAAGAACGCCCCGTCGGACCTCAAGCCGCTGACGCTGGGCAACTCCGACGACGTGGCGGTCGGCGACTCGACGATCGCGATCGGCGCCCCCTTCGGCCTCTCCAACACGGTCACGACGGGCATCATCAGCGCCAAGAACCGCCCGGTGGCCTCCAGCGACGGCACCGGCAGCAACGCCTCCTACATGAGCGCCCTGCAGACGGACGCCTCGATCAACCCCGGCAACTCCGGCGGCCCGCTGCTGGACGCGCAGGGCAACGTCATCGGCATCAACTCCGCGATCCAGTCCTCCGCCAACGGCCTGGGCGGCACCAGCCAGTCCGGCTCGATCGGCCTTGGCTTCGCCATCCCGATCAACCAGGCCAAGTACGTCGCCCAGCAGCTGATCAAGACCGGCAAGCCGGTGTACGCCAAGATCGGCGCCTCCGTCTCCCTGGAGGACACCACCGACGGCGCCAAGATCACCGAACAGGGCGCCAGCGGCTCGGACGCCGTAGAGGCGGGCGGCCCCGCCGCCAAGGCCGGCCTCAAGCCGGGCGACGTCATCACCAAGCTCGACGACAGGGTGATCGACTCCGGCCCCACCCTGATCGGCGAGATCTGGACCCACAAGCCCGGCGACAAGGTGACGATCACCTACGAACGCGGCGGCCAGTCCCACACGGTCGAACTCACCCTGGGCTCCCGCACGGGCGACAGCTGA
- a CDS encoding serine/threonine-protein kinase — protein sequence MSDLGRLVAGRYLLVERVGSGGMGTVWRAEDKLLGRHVAVKKLHIPPHLQDDEVRTLYERTRREARSAARITHPNVIVVHDVVDDEGLPCIVMEYIPSVTLSDVLERRGALPPEEAARIGMAMAAALRAAHDAGVLHRDVKPANVLLGDDGRIVLTDFGIAMEAGTSSLTKPGELIGSICYLAPERLRGAHPETGPASDLWALGATLYQAVEGRDPFRRDTPIETAYAIATDPYEPSRRAGELTPVIEGLLVKDPEQRMDVHEVERHLGEVTGRQTARLDAPTRPDRAEGLAPPGGKGNGKGNRRRTVMRSVLAVTLAACLAGGALWWLKDSAGDPSTHASGSEASTPSPTGPRPSPSPTVPPVPAGYHLEKPDTGISVPVRDGWTRKTLPGGEVGYIDPSELVGLRVNVVEFAGTDPLRHWRETEEEQTARDNPGYERVRMAETTFRGRPAGYWEFTFDGRARKYRAAELAFASSDGTQYVIYLSAPDGQWHEYRPVFDTAVNGVRLSDDG from the coding sequence GTGTCCGATCTCGGGCGGCTCGTCGCCGGCAGGTACCTGCTGGTGGAGCGGGTGGGCAGCGGCGGTATGGGAACCGTCTGGCGTGCCGAGGACAAACTGCTCGGCCGCCACGTCGCCGTGAAGAAGCTGCACATCCCACCGCACCTGCAGGACGACGAGGTCCGCACGCTCTACGAGCGCACCCGCCGCGAGGCCCGCAGCGCCGCCCGGATCACCCACCCCAACGTGATCGTGGTGCACGACGTCGTCGATGACGAGGGCCTGCCGTGCATCGTCATGGAGTACATCCCCTCGGTCACGCTGAGCGACGTACTGGAGCGGCGGGGTGCGTTGCCACCCGAGGAGGCAGCCCGGATCGGCATGGCCATGGCCGCCGCATTGCGCGCCGCCCATGACGCCGGGGTCCTGCACCGGGACGTCAAACCCGCCAACGTTCTGCTCGGCGACGACGGGCGGATCGTCCTCACCGACTTCGGGATCGCCATGGAGGCGGGTACGTCCTCGCTGACCAAGCCCGGCGAGTTGATCGGCTCCATCTGCTACCTGGCCCCCGAACGGCTCAGGGGCGCGCATCCCGAGACCGGTCCCGCCAGTGATCTGTGGGCCCTGGGGGCGACGCTGTACCAGGCGGTCGAGGGGCGGGACCCGTTCCGCCGCGACACCCCGATCGAGACGGCGTACGCCATCGCCACCGATCCGTACGAGCCCTCGCGCAGGGCCGGGGAACTGACCCCGGTGATCGAGGGTCTGCTCGTCAAGGATCCCGAACAGCGCATGGACGTACACGAGGTCGAACGCCACCTGGGCGAGGTGACCGGCCGCCAGACCGCCCGCCTCGACGCACCCACGCGACCGGACCGCGCCGAGGGTCTCGCGCCTCCCGGCGGCAAGGGCAACGGCAAGGGCAACCGCCGCCGTACGGTGATGCGGTCGGTCCTGGCGGTGACACTCGCCGCCTGTCTGGCGGGCGGCGCACTGTGGTGGCTCAAGGACAGCGCCGGCGATCCGAGCACGCACGCGTCCGGCTCCGAGGCGTCCACTCCCTCCCCCACCGGCCCCCGTCCCAGTCCCAGCCCCACCGTGCCGCCGGTGCCCGCCGGTTACCACCTCGAGAAGCCGGACACCGGCATCTCCGTGCCCGTGCGGGACGGCTGGACCCGCAAGACGTTGCCCGGCGGCGAAGTGGGCTACATAGACCCGTCGGAACTGGTGGGCCTGCGCGTCAACGTCGTCGAGTTCGCGGGCACCGATCCGCTGCGGCACTGGCGTGAGACGGAAGAGGAACAGACCGCCCGCGACAATCCCGGCTATGAACGGGTGAGGATGGCCGAAACGACCTTCCGGGGACGGCCTGCCGGGTACTGGGAGTTCACCTTCGACGGCAGAGCACGGAAGTACCGCGCGGCGGAGCTGGCCTTCGCGAGCTCCGACGGCACCCAGTACGTGATCTACCTCTCCGCGCCGGACGGGCAATGGCACGAGTACCGGCCGGTCTTCGACACCGCCGTCAACGGGGTCCGCCTGAGCGACGACGGCTGA
- a CDS encoding HNH endonuclease — protein MATGAGKTRATLATYHRWLCEDQGMPVLLLDEAHRLVIRDGNTRTAAAFRQLASIPQPLAPPKMIALPFQPRRLRVLNDDELYAKWMTQAEEWEHTGRDQRRTESTTVHRVRNPLVRRAVLKRSKGRCENPRCMNPEPVGYTDNGDPILEVDHVVEHAQGGRDHGSNTIALCPNCHALKTRGRDRHELGAFLQEVAQRLHQDPSARNR, from the coding sequence ATGGCTACGGGCGCCGGTAAGACACGTGCCACTCTCGCGACGTACCACCGCTGGCTGTGCGAAGACCAGGGCATGCCTGTCCTGCTGCTCGATGAGGCCCACCGTCTGGTGATCCGAGACGGCAATACCCGAACAGCAGCAGCCTTTCGGCAACTAGCGTCGATTCCGCAGCCCTTGGCTCCGCCCAAGATGATCGCCCTGCCGTTCCAGCCACGCCGGCTTCGCGTCCTGAACGATGACGAGCTGTATGCGAAGTGGATGACGCAGGCTGAGGAGTGGGAGCACACGGGACGTGATCAGAGGCGCACTGAGAGCACCACCGTTCACAGAGTCCGCAACCCTCTCGTACGCAGGGCTGTGCTGAAGCGGTCAAAGGGGCGTTGCGAGAACCCGCGATGCATGAACCCTGAACCCGTCGGCTACACCGACAACGGCGATCCCATCCTGGAGGTCGACCACGTCGTCGAGCACGCGCAAGGCGGCCGGGATCACGGCAGCAACACAATCGCCCTATGCCCCAACTGCCATGCGCTGAAGACTCGGGGCAGGGACCGACATGAACTTGGGGCATTCCTCCAAGAAGTCGCCCAACGGCTCCACCAAGATCCTTCCGCACGCAACCGATAG
- a CDS encoding site-specific integrase, producing the protein MLTYDVQIWGIRKRPNRAAAYQLRWRVGPRPFSKSYKIKAQADGRRSELLTALRNREQFDTETGLPASEAQALNSTTWYAHTRAYAEMKWPGASAKHRASIADTLATITPKLVKDNRGAPAPKVLRIALYSWVYRFILGDDGTLKPRIVVEQPPADIVSALDWISRKSVDITALNTPSVVRTALDALKLKQDGTAAAENTVNRKRTVFSNCLRYAVERELLATMPLDKVDWTPPETDDEIDFRFVPGPKLAKALIDAVGEQGARGRHLMAFFGCLYYAANRPGEAANLREEDFTLPEEGWGEVLLSTSTPRVGSGWTDTGESFDTRGLKKRARKATRPVPIPPVLVRLVREHIKEFGTAEDGRLFRAAQGGGLLSKEYGEAWKAARLAVLTESEAASPWLTCRTPCVTRASHSGLSPESPRLRSRGGLATASLSSSASTPKRFTGTSSVRTNRSSAPLTLLTSSNLALLPK; encoded by the coding sequence GTGCTGACCTACGACGTTCAGATCTGGGGCATCCGCAAGCGGCCCAACCGCGCGGCTGCCTATCAGCTCCGGTGGCGCGTCGGTCCCCGGCCCTTCTCCAAGAGCTACAAGATCAAGGCTCAGGCTGACGGTCGACGCTCGGAGCTGCTGACCGCGCTGCGCAACCGCGAGCAGTTCGACACGGAAACCGGCCTGCCCGCCTCGGAGGCACAGGCGCTCAACTCCACCACCTGGTACGCCCATACTCGCGCGTACGCGGAGATGAAGTGGCCCGGCGCTTCAGCCAAGCACCGCGCGAGCATCGCCGACACGCTGGCCACCATCACGCCGAAGCTGGTCAAGGACAACCGTGGGGCTCCGGCTCCAAAGGTCCTCCGCATCGCCCTCTACTCGTGGGTCTACCGCTTCATCCTCGGCGACGACGGGACGCTGAAGCCCCGTATCGTCGTCGAGCAGCCGCCCGCTGACATCGTGTCGGCGCTGGACTGGATCAGCCGGAAGTCCGTCGACATCACCGCGCTCAATACGCCCTCGGTGGTGCGCACAGCGCTCGACGCTCTGAAGCTGAAGCAAGACGGCACGGCCGCTGCCGAGAACACGGTGAATCGCAAGCGAACGGTCTTCAGCAACTGCCTCCGGTACGCGGTGGAACGGGAGTTGCTAGCAACCATGCCCCTCGACAAGGTCGACTGGACCCCGCCCGAAACTGACGACGAGATCGACTTCCGGTTCGTCCCCGGCCCCAAGCTGGCGAAGGCGCTGATCGACGCTGTAGGCGAGCAGGGGGCACGCGGACGCCACCTGATGGCGTTCTTCGGCTGCCTCTACTACGCGGCCAACCGCCCTGGGGAGGCGGCCAATCTCCGGGAAGAAGACTTCACCTTGCCCGAAGAGGGCTGGGGAGAAGTGCTGCTGTCCACGAGCACGCCCCGCGTCGGCTCCGGGTGGACCGACACGGGCGAGTCGTTCGATACGCGCGGCCTGAAGAAGCGGGCCCGCAAGGCGACCCGGCCCGTGCCGATTCCCCCCGTCCTCGTGCGCCTGGTCCGCGAGCACATCAAGGAGTTCGGTACCGCTGAAGACGGCCGGCTGTTCCGCGCAGCCCAGGGCGGCGGCCTGCTGTCCAAGGAGTACGGGGAGGCTTGGAAGGCGGCTCGACTCGCAGTGCTGACCGAATCTGAAGCGGCTTCCCCCTGGCTCACGTGCCGTACTCCCTGCGTCACGCGGGCGTCTCACTCTGGCTTGAGTCCGGAGTCTCCCCGGCTGAGGTCGCGCGGCGGGCTGGCCACAGCATCGCTGTCCTCTTCCGCTTCTACGCCAAAGCGATTCACCGGAACCAGCAGTGTTCGAACGAACAGATCGAGCGCGCCCTTGACGCTGCTGACGAGCAGTAACCTCGCCCTTCTACCGAAGTAA
- a CDS encoding AlpA family transcriptional regulator, whose protein sequence is MTTPTKADRQTLKLVDALAEIGVSRAAFYRMRARGQAPRHLKLPNGQIRIRRADLDAWFDACEVQEAC, encoded by the coding sequence GTGACCACTCCGACCAAGGCCGACAGGCAGACGCTGAAGCTGGTCGATGCGCTGGCTGAGATCGGGGTGTCCCGCGCAGCCTTCTACCGCATGCGCGCTCGGGGCCAGGCGCCCAGGCACCTAAAGCTTCCCAACGGGCAGATCCGCATACGCCGGGCCGACCTCGACGCCTGGTTCGACGCCTGCGAGGTGCAGGAAGCGTGCTGA
- a CDS encoding replication initiator, which yields MRRPLDLRHVISPGLRDLIELANTHDFDRVQQQVRDLRGCTSPINLHGFTITTDPATKEVVRSYHSEDEPTGRLLTTCGNRRASRCPACSRVYAADTYHLIKAGLSGGKNVAETVRDHPRAFVTLTAPSFGPVHRSTDSAGQPRRCRCGAQHADNDPVLSTPLDPATYDYTGAVLWNAHAGQLWARFTTYLRRALAKHFGMTQKALNAALRVSFAKVAEYQKRGLVHFHAVIRFDGPDGHTTPPPPWATFNALRAAVGLAVDRAQLTIESDSIGERVISWGKRFKVDPISALGNGELTDAKVAGYVAKYATKNAEGAGTVDRTLMCRPCAGRGYVRGPDRFHDRCPDCDGTGQAQPIKALPVQQHVRQMIRTAWALGHLPEFAELKLWKWAHMLGFRGHFSSKSRAYSTTLGALRDVRRAWRLVQADAARARAGHPTTHETTLVTTSSWTYLSSGYRPGEELLAAQVRHDIAHVERIKSEGEPWL from the coding sequence ATGCGCCGCCCCCTCGACCTGCGGCACGTCATCAGCCCCGGCCTGCGGGACCTGATCGAACTGGCCAACACCCACGACTTCGACCGCGTACAGCAGCAAGTCCGCGACCTGCGCGGCTGCACCAGCCCCATCAACCTCCACGGCTTCACCATCACCACCGACCCGGCCACCAAGGAAGTGGTCCGCTCCTACCACTCCGAAGACGAACCCACCGGACGGCTCCTGACCACCTGCGGCAACCGCCGCGCCTCCCGCTGCCCCGCCTGCTCCCGCGTCTACGCCGCCGACACCTACCACCTGATCAAGGCCGGACTGTCCGGCGGCAAGAACGTCGCCGAAACCGTCCGCGACCACCCCCGCGCCTTCGTCACCCTCACCGCCCCCTCCTTCGGCCCCGTCCACCGCAGCACCGACAGTGCAGGCCAGCCCCGCCGCTGCCGCTGCGGCGCCCAGCACGCCGACAACGACCCGGTTCTGAGCACCCCGCTGGACCCGGCCACGTACGACTACACGGGCGCCGTGCTCTGGAACGCACACGCAGGACAGCTGTGGGCACGCTTCACCACCTACCTGCGCCGCGCCCTGGCCAAGCACTTCGGTATGACCCAGAAGGCGCTGAACGCTGCTCTCCGCGTCTCCTTCGCCAAGGTCGCCGAGTACCAGAAGCGCGGTCTGGTCCACTTCCACGCCGTGATCCGCTTCGACGGACCCGACGGCCACACCACCCCGCCCCCGCCCTGGGCCACCTTCAACGCCCTCCGCGCCGCCGTGGGCCTGGCCGTCGACCGCGCACAGCTCACCATCGAGTCCGACTCCATCGGCGAGCGCGTCATCAGTTGGGGCAAGCGGTTCAAGGTCGACCCCATCTCGGCCCTGGGCAACGGCGAACTCACCGATGCCAAGGTCGCCGGATACGTCGCCAAGTACGCCACCAAGAACGCTGAAGGCGCGGGCACCGTGGACCGCACGCTCATGTGCCGCCCTTGCGCCGGACGTGGCTACGTACGCGGCCCCGACCGCTTCCACGACCGGTGCCCCGACTGCGACGGCACCGGACAGGCCCAACCCATCAAGGCCCTGCCCGTCCAGCAGCACGTACGGCAGATGATCCGCACCGCCTGGGCCCTCGGCCACCTGCCAGAGTTCGCCGAACTCAAGCTCTGGAAGTGGGCCCACATGCTCGGCTTCCGCGGCCACTTCTCCAGCAAATCCCGCGCTTACTCCACCACCCTCGGCGCCCTCCGCGACGTACGCCGCGCCTGGCGCCTCGTCCAGGCCGACGCCGCCCGCGCTCGCGCCGGCCACCCCACCACCCACGAGACCACGCTCGTCACCACCTCCTCCTGGACCTACCTCAGCAGCGGCTACCGCCCCGGAGAAGAACTCCTTGCCGCTCAGGTCCGCCACGACATCGCCCACGTCGAACGCATCAAGTCCGAAGGAGAACCCTGGCTGTGA
- a CDS encoding DUF2637 domain-containing protein, with protein MSAAYIIAALAFVFSFGNVWALALRLGVPAPIAPLIAPMVDLSVVGLLVALRYLSLRGVPPEQMKAATRLMHFSGLLTLALNVAEPIVAGHYGRAAVDAVAPLLLLGWGAVGPQLLRSFHAVASDATDPAPAVDTDPAEEPAASSVETEPAPTPAPSVTTDPAPAAPITTPAPAAPVAAVTAPGIKVPEPLLTEARSIAASHHAEHGEPITAAQLKRRLGIGLSMATALHAAL; from the coding sequence GTGTCCGCCGCGTACATCATCGCCGCTCTGGCGTTCGTCTTCTCCTTCGGCAATGTCTGGGCCCTGGCCCTGCGCCTGGGCGTCCCCGCCCCTATCGCACCCCTGATCGCCCCCATGGTTGACCTGTCCGTGGTCGGGCTCCTGGTCGCCCTGCGCTACCTCTCCCTGCGGGGCGTCCCGCCTGAGCAGATGAAGGCGGCCACTCGGCTGATGCACTTCTCGGGGCTGCTGACCCTGGCCCTCAACGTCGCCGAACCCATCGTCGCCGGGCACTACGGCCGCGCCGCTGTCGACGCCGTGGCCCCGCTGCTGCTGCTCGGCTGGGGAGCGGTCGGCCCGCAGCTCCTACGCTCCTTCCACGCGGTCGCAAGCGATGCCACCGACCCGGCCCCCGCTGTCGACACGGATCCGGCCGAAGAGCCCGCCGCCTCATCCGTCGAGACGGAACCCGCGCCGACGCCTGCCCCGTCCGTGACGACCGACCCGGCTCCAGCCGCTCCGATCACCACCCCGGCCCCCGCCGCACCTGTGGCTGCCGTGACTGCGCCTGGGATCAAGGTCCCTGAGCCGCTGCTGACGGAAGCACGCTCCATCGCCGCGTCCCACCACGCCGAGCACGGCGAACCCATCACAGCGGCCCAGCTCAAGAGGCGACTCGGCATCGGCCTCTCCATGGCCACCGCCCTCCACGCCGCTCTGTAG
- a CDS encoding GntR family transcriptional regulator, whose protein sequence is MTLPLEDDSRPPYVQAAEVLRREISSGRLKPGDKLPSSRALQDRYGIASSTVQNALRLLKSEGLVYSVQGRGSFVRNSVATASADAAPGEQDQEEQAETAGDAPGLSAESLAEDMKAMKADIKRLEETVTRLLEIVEAQQRK, encoded by the coding sequence ATGACACTGCCGCTTGAAGACGACTCCCGGCCGCCTTACGTCCAGGCGGCCGAGGTCCTGCGCAGGGAGATCAGCAGTGGGCGACTGAAGCCCGGCGACAAGCTGCCCTCGTCTCGAGCCCTCCAGGACCGTTACGGCATCGCCAGCAGCACCGTGCAGAACGCGCTACGGCTACTCAAGAGCGAAGGGCTGGTCTACAGCGTTCAGGGCCGGGGCAGCTTCGTCCGCAACAGCGTCGCCACCGCGTCGGCCGACGCAGCCCCCGGCGAGCAGGACCAGGAGGAGCAGGCTGAGACAGCCGGCGACGCTCCCGGCCTCAGCGCGGAATCCCTCGCCGAGGACATGAAGGCCATGAAGGCCGACATCAAGCGGCTTGAGGAGACGGTGACTCGGCTTCTGGAGATCGTGGAGGCTCAGCAGCGGAAATAG
- a CDS encoding NUDIX hydrolase — MQWKTHGERQIYTNKWVNLCLVDVQQPDGRRWEYHVVRLRHLAVAAVVNDRKEVLLMWRHRFITDSWAWELPMGLVEEGETPEEAAAREVLEETGWRPGPIKPLIYAEPANGITDSQHHVFRMDGATYAGPPTEKNESDRIEWVPLSEVRGMIDRQEVVSSGSLVGLLYLLMDEAIR, encoded by the coding sequence ATGCAATGGAAGACCCATGGCGAGCGGCAGATCTACACCAACAAGTGGGTGAATCTGTGCTTGGTCGACGTCCAGCAGCCGGATGGACGCAGGTGGGAGTACCACGTTGTTCGTCTCCGGCACCTGGCCGTGGCTGCGGTGGTCAATGACCGAAAAGAGGTCCTGCTGATGTGGCGGCACCGCTTCATCACGGACTCGTGGGCCTGGGAGTTGCCCATGGGCCTCGTCGAGGAGGGCGAGACCCCGGAGGAGGCAGCGGCACGTGAAGTGCTGGAGGAGACGGGCTGGCGCCCGGGCCCCATCAAGCCCCTGATCTACGCCGAGCCGGCCAACGGGATCACCGACTCCCAGCACCACGTTTTCCGGATGGACGGCGCGACCTACGCCGGTCCGCCCACGGAGAAGAACGAGTCGGACCGCATCGAGTGGGTTCCTCTCTCAGAGGTGCGGGGCATGATCGACCGCCAGGAGGTCGTGAGCAGTGGTTCGCTGGTCGGTCTGCTGTACCTGCTCATGGATGAAGCGATCCGCTGA